The nucleotide sequence attaatatttattaaaaaattataattaagtattttttttcctaagaGTGACAATAAGAGTGATAATACATTAGTAATTTTAGACAATATTagtaaattattaaatagaaaatagtatttgtaaaatatatagtaaaatattagaacaaaaataaatatagtaaaattaaaaattatttttttgtcgaTAGACAGACCAACAAACACTACAGAAATTCATTCTCGTGAGCTTAGATCAGTTTGTAGAgacaaatgcataatatatgtaggggtcagggttcgaaccctggacacctcacttctccacatttaaaatgtgtcaactctagccactaggctacttgacaaaaaaaacactGTTGAAATTCAAACCCGCGCAACTTTGAGATCGTGGATTTAAACTCAAATGAAGATGTTCAACTTAACGGTATCAACCTTGCGAGTTATGTTATGTCTTGCTAACTTATAAAACTTCTAAAAATAATTGTCATGGTGTTATTTGTAGGAAGTTTCAACCTTCGTTCATTCAAGTTATTTTTTAGGTTATTATGTTATTGATATGAAGATTCTACTGTCTGTCATTTAGTAGTTATTaatctttatcaaaaaaattataggacAAGCAAAGTGGATGATTATTTTCTCTGAACCGAATATGCTCTAATGATAAGAACATAAGTTGAATTCATAATTTTACAGGTTAGCCAATTTCTTATCAACTAagtcatgtgttcattcatctAGAGGTTTCAAATTTCTTACCATTTAAACAAATTTATCGTTGGTATAAGATTCATATTGTAACCTTATGAAAAATATctattttaatcttatatagaatcatgttaaaaaatgtaacctaatttaaaatcttttatttcggacatttaatttatttttaggttaATAGGCCTTTACGCCCTGTAAcataggtcacttttggttttccccctataaaatttttttgtcagatttcatccttgtaaattttattttttttaaaataccccCCTAGCCATGCAGAttgtgcatttttgctgatgtggtATGCTGTGTCACCTTTTTCTGATGACATGGCGCGCtgaatgtataattattttttatttttttattaggtacaagtggcatttgtgattatttttaaataaaaataaaaaaaattcttcaaaaattttaaaaaacgaaaaaaacttcaaaaattatagaaaaattaataatgattataaaatctggtaaaatgaaaaaaatatggaaaaattataaaaaaaattgtggaaaagattaatatatattgaaattttcgatttttttttccagaatatcatatttaaaaaattaaaaagattaatcattttttaaaaagaaaccgaaaaaagattaatcatattttaaaaaactaaattatggaatagatttaaataaaacttattacttttggaaaaaaatatatgaatttttctgtttttccagaattttttaattttaccggTAATGAACAAATctagaaatttgattttttttctaaatatattaatttttagaaaatttcaatatatattaatcttttccatatttttctcgaattttttcattatttttctattttccatatttttttattaattttcctagatttttaaaaaaaatcggtatttttcataaaaaaaaaaattaagaacttttttattattattttaaaaaaattcacaaatgccacgtgtacctaataaaaaaaattatacagtcagcatgTCAAATTATAGGGGCGAAAatcaaaagtgacctatattacaggagggtaaagacctattaaccctttattctTTAATGTATTTTCATTCTTAGATATCAGTAGTACTGActaacattttataaaaaaagaaaacataaatcaattttgagagaaataataatctttattttttatttaataaaaaaagaagaagaacgtAAATAAGTGGTGAATTTGAAATTCGAATTCTGATTAATGCAtatattttatcacaatttttttatggaaccATTCTGTTactattaaaagtaaaaattaattttttagattcattgaataatcaaTGTATCTGATCTATAATATAaactagatacattaattatctaatgaataaaaaaattattttttgtttaaaatagtGATTGAAGAAAGTATAACGGAATGCTCCTAACAATTGAATTAAACTTACATACACAATACAGGaactaattatttatataaaagaactGTACAAGAAATAACTACTTTCACTATATAAAAAGAGGAAATGCTAACGCATGCTCCTAAAGAAgtctaaaatggaatatatatatatatatatatatatatatatatatatatatatatatatatatatatattcttggAAATTGTTTCTTTAACacattgaaactttaaaaagtattttttatttaaaactcgttaattgtttctttttttagtaaaaaatatttttctatgtaAAAGTTATTAATTATCCCCTGCACAATGTTTAGGGGCTAAATTAGTCCTCCTAAATATGAAGAccgtatttttttattttttatttgtcataGATGAAATGGCaatccactgaaaataaactcacacataactgtgaggtcccgggttcgaacccgggtcacAACGTTCGGCCTTGCAATCTCAACATTTACCAGTTAAATTAGGACTTCTAGACATATGAAGACCGTATTTAGTCATTTACAAATTGAACCGATACAATTTATGTACTGAATCATTTTCTATCATTAAACCTATGACGTATATATACTGTTAATTTGATCGTGTGACGCTAACAATGTCAGTTAAGCGCCAACgttaaattaaatgaatttttcaAGGGGACaaatttgtcaacaaaaaaaaaaagaagaagattaaAGAGagaaagcaaaataaaataaaaagggttaaataactttttcttttctaaaaaaaataccaatttggtcccttaaaattttacaaacttcattttgtttttatttttttgttgtgttgaaataaaaaagtaatgactaatttcactttttatattttttatggggACAAAATTATCCccaaaattttgtagggacctAAATGtgcctatttattttttaaaaacaatacatGTGACAATCAATAAGACGACTAAATTGTGACATAAGACCAGTTATACTCTAAACGGAAGGAAAAAAACCGATGGGAGAAACATATGATGGAAGGACTAAATTGTCTGTAAGTGTTTACTGTCATGGACCTTAGTGATAGTGAGTGTATAATATCAGGGACTTAATTGATACTAAGTATGCACAATCAGGACCTAACAACAAGTCTCCCTTAACCACAAAACAACTTCATTGAGGAAGATGATCCAGTTATTGACGAAGAGTAACAATTCGTTGGGACGAGTTTGGGGATATTGATTTTCGGTTTagggatattgatttttgggGATATTAATTTTCggttaaaggaccaaagtgaccaTGTCCTACTTTCACGTTAGTCCATGTGACACCTCATACTCCTTGTCAGCATAAAACCTTTGTCATGTCATCAgttaacataattatttaacgccaaggactaaagtgataacggaagtgcacattcagagactattttgtatttaatcctgaATCAGTAACCTTTGTGATAACATGGTGCAGAATCAGAGACCAAAGTGACCagttactcaaaaaaaaaaatagctctCTTTCTTTGTCCATTCTaccataataatttttttaaatatttatctcTATTTCACTACTTTTTcacacaaattttaaaaaagaagtaGGATTGTAGAAATTAtccatattaattaaatatgcatttttatCATCATGAACTAGCATGAACAATCACTAATGTGTCTCTTTTCTATTACGcctataaaaatcaaaacaaaacacttttttttttaattttcaatattatttttttacaaaaataaacgatatttattAATTCAAATTGATTGAGAACATCGATACTAGACAAATTCAATgtcgctaaaaacaaaatgatgaatctacgaacaaactctcaacatccatgttaaaaggataaaacgacaaagtatgTATGCCTACAAATACGACTATATTCAAGCCACCGAAATACTCATGTTTCTGGATCTGCAATGTTGACGACAcaaaagtcattgattgaatttgcacTTGATCAAAGCTATAATTTttcaacataaatcaaataaacaccgcactaagacgggaaatcaaaaacaTGTCCTACAAAGacgaaaaattaaaataaacaaaatcgtgtgagacgacgaaatcacaaaaacaaacgaaagaaaactgaaaaaaaatgcaaaaatcaCCTGTTTAACTTAAAGAGTAAGAAAAACAATCTGGATgggtgattttaggtcaaaattgaccctaaatcctTCCTCTTTAGTAAATCAAGAAAAGTACTCTTTGGTagatcaagaaaaagaaaagttgtGATGACTAAGGTTTGAGAAAGGGagtcaaaaaatttcaatattttttctattttggtGAGAACTCTCTTGTGAGAACTCCCACCCCCCACCCACCGCCTTTTctaacaaacaacaccacccttAAGTCGTTTTCTCCCCTTCATCCAAACAAGAATCAGCAAGATATATGTAGCTTTGTTGTTGGTGGCACGACGTCCGTCAAGGGCATCATACAAGGCAGAAATATTTTTGactttaaggctttgtttggatatCATAAAAGAAACAGAACGGAGCATAACGGAACGAAATGGAGTGGCACTGAGTGGAATGGAATAGATGttccattccattgtttggatatgtTGTgatgtaaattaataaattcTCATTCCATGGAAtaagttataacttttttattccaattttacccttatttaaaaacatcattatataaaattaaatttattcctgaccaaaaaaaaattattatcttttattaatgaatataaGTTTTTTCATTCCATTTTCACTCAGTAATAACAAATATAAGATTTTCAATCTTAAAAAGAGATAAACATCGTAGAGCATGTGTCTAAGTCCCATTTTTTTGTTATGAGAGCACTACATATAAGGTGAAAAGTTAAGGGCTAATTCTTCTTCGTCTCACTTACAAGTTTTTTCTCACTGCACctccaaatataaaaaatcaacataaatcaactCAAGGTAAAATTTTGttatcagtaaaaaaaaaaaaattagagtttcCTAGAAGGTAATATAACGTTGGTCAGAGCCATTGGGAATGGAGGCAACGGCGATTTCATAATGTTAATCACTCCCAGATTAATTGGGAAGAGAGAGAGGATTAAAGAGTAATTATTATATTACAAAGCTTCATTCCATTGCATACACCCCAAATTGAGGGAAATGATAAATTGGAAGAGAGGGTGGTATATGGGATGGAATGGATTCCATCATGTTCCATTCCACTCCATTCATTTCTTAcaaatccaaacaatggaacatAACTCCATACTGTTCCATTCCATCACGTTCCACcaatccaaacaaagcctaagcgTTTCAAAAACTCTTcctattaaataaaatagatcAGGATGAGCTTTATTCTAGCCCATCTCTTATTCCTCTAAAATGCTaggaaaaataatagaaaacacAAGATAAAGTTTCAAACTCTCAATTATGTAAGACAATCTAATACATATACTCATGATCCCATCTTCCAGGTCATAGCAAAACTTTTACCTACAGGGATATTTAAGCCCTTCATTCCAACCATCACTATGTTCTTTTCTCCATCTCCTCGTCCGtgtatataattttgtttagtTGTATCAATTTTCACATTTGTTGGTTTCCCATTTATCTCAATGGTACCTATTGCTCCATTTCCATTTAATCCCAACACATTTATTGTGTCAATGACCCAACCTTTATCCAAAGCAAACTTGCCCTCTTGGACTTGTGACCAAACTTTCACAGTTCCTTCTTTCACACTTGCATGAAAATCAATATACGTTGAATAGCCATTTCCAAGCTTCATTTCTGgaagttcatcatcatcaaggaATAGGTTCCCTTTAGCTTCTCCTTCATTTGCACCTGCTGGAAATGTCACAATGAGGCTAAAAGGTGTCATTCTAGCATCCTTAGATATCATTCCACCTTGTTGCATTGGTAGAATGGAATTTTGATACAAGTGAACATTGACCACATGCAAGGGTGCATTAAGGGTCACGTTGGTTCCATCTTTTGAAACTATGACTTGCGTCAAATCAAATAAACTATACCATGTTCCAGGTGGAAAGAGTGCATCAACTTCTGTTTTCCCTTGCTCAAGAACAGGAGAAATCATTAGGCTGCTCCCAAGTAAGAATTGGGTGCTTAGACTATAACATTCAATATAAGTTGGGAATGAGAAGAAAAGAGGCCTAGCAATTGGGGCTCCACTAATATGAGCCTCATAGTTTAGGGTGTACAGATAGGGTAGGAGCTTATACCTCATCCCCAATGCATTTCTAGCTGATTCGGCTACCGTCTCCCACTGGtaaagttcttgtctaggagaGTAGTAGTTTGCATGGTCCCTTGAAAATGGATAGAAAGCACCAACTTCAATCCACCTATTGCAAAGCTCTTCAGTGGGTTGTGGATAGAAACCACATATATCTGAACCAACCATTGGCACACCAAATATTCCAAAATTCAGCATAGTAGATATTGAGTATCTCAAGTTCTCCCATGTACCCTGATTGTCACCTGTCCAATGTGCTGCATATTTGCCAGAACCAACATAAGTAGAGCGGGTCAAAATAAAAGGCCTTTTTCCTTGAAGCCCTTGAAGGGCCTTGTGAGTTGCAATGGTTTGAGAAAAACCATAAATACTATGAGCATCATATTCCAAAATGCCATTATAGTGGACTGCACTTGTGGCTATAGTTTTGAAACCAATAGGAGCTTGTAATCCTGAAGCATTAATTTTGTAGGGAGGATCATCCCACCGTGTGCTTGTGATGTTTTTGCAATCTAAGCAACATACCCAACCAGGTCCTGTTCCACTGGGGCACACCTTTCCTGTAGGAATTGTGCACTTACCAGAGCAAAAATTTGAAGCTTCATTCATGTCAATCCATAAGCCATCAACTGGGACAAGTTCATGGAAGCGGCGAATCTCATCACCCCACCAAGAAACTGTTTTAGGATTGAGAAAATCAGGAAAGTACACTGCTCCTGGCCAAACTTGTGCCAAGAATGGTTCACCCTCATGCTTGATAAAAACATCATTAGCCATACCCCTTTGGTACACACCATAACTGGAGTTAACAGCAATACCAGGATCAATTATCACAATGTATTTCATGCCAATGTTGTGTATTCTTTCCAGAAAGTTTAAAAGCTTTGGACGTGGATAGTTAACTGGATTGAGGGTGAAGTCCTTGTGTCCATCCATGTGATCATCATCATTCCATATAACATCGAGTGGAATTTTGGCTTTATTGtaattttcaacaacatcttctACAACAGATAGGTTGTGATAACCCCATCTGCATTGGTGGAATCCTATTACATAGCAAATAAAATAAGTGAGCATGTTGGTCAAACACTTCTTTTGACAGAATAATTTTTTGATGGATTTAAAATAGTTTAGGGACTTAATTTGGAGAGATGGTAATAGTTTAAGGACTAAAGTGATAGATTATTCTTAAGTTATGTGTAGgtacaaacaaaatattttgcatttgTTCCGATGCAtggtctcttttgatgtataagaCCATGGATTCATTCAAACATAAAGATTTTTCTCTCCTTTATCCTTCATGAAACAATGGATTAGATATTTTTATACAGATACAATTACAAATGTATCATCTACGTAGGCATATTTGGTTACTGACAATGACCCACAAATTGCTCTGCACATAACAGACACATGCCATATAGGTCAAGTCCCGTGacttaaaatattaaaacaaaatatgctTTATAACTTTTCAACTTTATGTGTAGCTTTATGTTTCCACGGACCCTATCaccaaacaattaaattaaaataagtgcCAATTTTAAGGGTGTGATACCCATCATCACAAtctcagattttttttcttcttctttttggtgAGCACAATCTTAGATATTAGTATAACAAGGCAAAAAACTGTTAAATGAAAAGGTATGACCAACTGCATTCTGAAATGCATTTATGTACACCATGGATATGTTCAAGTTTGTCGAAATCACAGTGTGTCACCCTGATTTCGGTACACTTTAAAGCTCGGTTTTAATTCATACtaattaaaatagtaaaattgaaTATGCAATGCAATGCAGCACAGTGATATGATATAAGAGgttgtgaaaagtgaatcaTACCAAAAGCCCAGTAAGGCATTGGAGCTGGTCTTCCAATGAAGGATGTGTACTGATCAACAACACTAAGAGGCGTGGGTCCTGCAAAGAAGTAAAAATCAAGTACCCCTCCAATAATCTTGTACGTCAAAGAGGTCCCTTTGTAAAACACATCCATTCCATTGCTattcaacaacaaaacaccaTGTGCATTAGGCTTGCCACCTTCATGATTTCTAAGATCCATGTATACAGGATGAGACCCATATAGATCAGTGTTGAGATTAATGGCTGCTACATCAGTGGTATACAAAGTATAAGGATCATTAGGATACAACTTTATCCCATGTGGCTGTGAGTTCTCTCCCAAACCATACAGAGAAGCATCTTTGGGAAGTTTAGTAGAAATTTCCAAGTATTGGTCTTTGAAGACCAATGGACCAAATGGGTCTGACTCATTAGAATTGGAGTCAAAAAGAGTATCACCATTGGACTTCCTTTTCACTGCAAAGCTAAATGGATCAGAAGTGTAACTGAAAACAAGCTCAGAGCTTGAGTGCTCTGACACTGATAATGAATTCTTCTTCAACCTCTTAATGTTCTGCTTCAAAGGTGATGGTTGCTCCCTAGGCAAAAGATCATAAGGAACCTCCCATCTTTTGCTTTTTGCATCAGTTATGTGTACCCTCAAACGACTTTCAGTCTCGTGCCTGCAAAATTAAGGAGCAAAGTATAAGGTTCATAAATAAACttgatagagaaaaagaaaaaaataatgacatCTTTGTGTGTGAGGATGAGTTACTTGACGTAGAAGCGTAGAAGGGGAATGTCAGAACCATATATGTCATTCTTCTCCTTAACTTGTAGGAGTCCTGTAATGGCACCATTAGGGTCATCTTGAATTGATATCAAACGGTAACCTTGACCAATTTTTGTGGACTTTGAAGAAGTAATGGCTGGTTCAGctaaagagagaaacaaagttAGAAGAAGAAGGTAAGAGAGACAAAGAGTGGATAATGGATTAAGAGAAGCCATAGTAACACACACTTGACTTTAGAGTAAAGCAATGTGGGAGGGTTATGCTTTATAACttacttttgttgttgtttgtgagtCATAGGATCCATTACCTTACGCGTGACTTTGGCTTAGGAGGAGGATCACGCTAGTCTGTTATTGTGGGCCATACCATCCCTGTGGTGTGTGTGGACCCACCTTGCATTTCACTCATTTTTGTTATGGTTGTTGTATGTGGATCAAAGCCAAAGATACAACAGAATTGTTGTTCTTACGTTGTGCCATAAATGACGTTTTTGCTCTCTTGGCAGTTAATTGGTGAGGAATTTGAATTTCGGCTGTAGTTAATTGCCGAGGAAaatctcggtagttaactgccgagaaaaactgattatgcagacagtgggttctgcataattctaaacATTTTCAATCCATTTTTTCGGCTAGTTTTTAactgtaattaaaccagagcatttccaaaggcaaaataattcatacaacGTTGAAACTCAGacataaacaagataaatacaatatcttttacaattgtccataattaaattaaaccgacatttggttaaaattacacaaacgtttgaaattcatcaaaacattacaaagtgtccataattaaacaactcattacacattattaaattaaatccctacttacattcaacacaattgcatatggaacgaacatacatatataatatattatcttccaccatattccgaaacataaatctGACGTCGCTATCGTCGCGAATAAGCCaaggcatatagcttgccgttttccatgcgtattcatctctatcttctcctaggtctatgcatggcatttgaccaaacaagtgacgtgtatattgattttcaccaagatgctcaaaataagtgttaagttgtgccttcaaatcGTCAAGAGAGTCTgtcggcgttatcataaccttaaccgtctttttaaacgcggagtacctaacacgcccttcaatttgtgcaacctcagacatgtctcacttgaacaaagctttaagaaaagaattatatattagaacaaaattaaatggaatgtaataacgaataaatcaaatgcgtaaacattaataagctataaataagtattgcattagtttcaccacataaaagtcatattatcatataaatatatatcaatataaattacatatgttacttatatattggccacaaaaaattggcgttacaatttcgaccccaaaatatatgtcggtgtaatttctaccaaaaaaaaggactaacaccgacaaaaaaaatcactcattaaagaccaagtgattggagaagatcaagtgacatagaatcttcctcatcttccgcaataacttcaaattgttgctttggtttttcgggagtatccaacaaaataggcgccgctttgtttgactccttttgtggttttgacggtttgtttccactttcaatagccatgagttttcggaacaactcatgttgatccaaatactcatcttcccaagtcaccgcatcttctttcttgtgattgtgtcactccgtagatgatggaggtagtggacaaccattcttcaaataaataagcatGAAATGATTCGGAATTGCCCCAAGG is from Medicago truncatula cultivar Jemalong A17 chromosome 1, MtrunA17r5.0-ANR, whole genome shotgun sequence and encodes:
- the LOC25485504 gene encoding alpha-xylosidase 1, which codes for MASLNPLSTLCLSYLLLLTLFLSLAEPAITSSKSTKIGQGYRLISIQDDPNGAITGLLQVKEKNDIYGSDIPLLRFYVKHETESRLRVHITDAKSKRWEVPYDLLPREQPSPLKQNIKRLKKNSLSVSEHSSSELVFSYTSDPFSFAVKRKSNGDTLFDSNSNESDPFGPLVFKDQYLEISTKLPKDASLYGLGENSQPHGIKLYPNDPYTLYTTDVAAINLNTDLYGSHPVYMDLRNHEGGKPNAHGVLLLNSNGMDVFYKGTSLTYKIIGGVLDFYFFAGPTPLSVVDQYTSFIGRPAPMPYWAFGFHQCRWGYHNLSVVEDVVENYNKAKIPLDVIWNDDDHMDGHKDFTLNPVNYPRPKLLNFLERIHNIGMKYIVIIDPGIAVNSSYGVYQRGMANDVFIKHEGEPFLAQVWPGAVYFPDFLNPKTVSWWGDEIRRFHELVPVDGLWIDMNEASNFCSGKCTIPTGKVCPSGTGPGWVCCLDCKNITSTRWDDPPYKINASGLQAPIGFKTIATSAVHYNGILEYDAHSIYGFSQTIATHKALQGLQGKRPFILTRSTYVGSGKYAAHWTGDNQGTWENLRYSISTMLNFGIFGVPMVGSDICGFYPQPTEELCNRWIEVGAFYPFSRDHANYYSPRQELYQWETVAESARNALGMRYKLLPYLYTLNYEAHISGAPIARPLFFSFPTYIECYSLSTQFLLGSSLMISPVLEQGKTEVDALFPPGTWYSLFDLTQVIVSKDGTNVTLNAPLHVVNVHLYQNSILPMQQGGMISKDARMTPFSLIVTFPAGANEGEAKGNLFLDDDELPEMKLGNGYSTYIDFHASVKEGTVKVWSQVQEGKFALDKGWVIDTINVLGLNGNGAIGTIEINGKPTNVKIDTTKQNYIHGRGDGEKNIVMVGMKGLNIPVGKSFAMTWKMGS